The region GCTTCCTGATCCAGTGGTTCCTCTATGTCCTGGTTGTTTCGGCCGCAGTGGCGTGTCTCGCCAGCGCCACCGTCATGCACGGGGCGTCGCCGCACCACGTCTTCCACGCGGTCGCATTCTCATCATTCCTCGCCTATTCGGCGGCGATCTGGCCGTTCTCGATCTGGTACCAGCGGCCGTGGGGCACCACGATCCGCTCCACGATCGATGGCCTGATCTACGGGCTCGTCACCGGCGCGATCTTCATGCAGTTCTGGCCGATGTAACAGCAGCAGTTCCCAGGTAGCACAGAGGGGGAAGGACGGCACGAATGCGGTCCTTCTCCCTCGTCCGTTCGGAATCCATATTCCCGTTGTGCACAAGACGCGCGCTGGGTCGTCGCGAGCAGATGCTCCAATCCCCGACCCGATCCCGGTGACGATCTACACCGTCGGCCATTCGAACCGATCGCTCGAGGAGTTTGTCGCGATCCTCGAATCGGCCGGAATCACCATGCTCGTCGATGTGCGATCGATTCCACGGTCGCGCGCCACGCCGCAATTCAATGCCGACACTCTCCCGGCGGCGCTCGCCGAACACGGTATCGGTTACCGTCATCTCAAGGCCCTCGGCGGGCGGCGCCATCATCCCAAAGGGGCGCCGCCGTCACAGAACCGGTACTGGCGCGTCGACGCGTTCAGGGCTTACGCCGACTACGCCGAGACGCCGGCGTTCCGCGCCGGCCTCGATGAACTGATCGCGCTGGCGGAGAACGACCGCTGCGCGATCATGTGTGCCGAAGCGGTCTGGTGGCGATGCCATCGGCGGATCATTACCGACTGGCTCCTCGCCAGCGGCATCACCGTCGACCATCTCATGGGAATTGGTGATGTCACGCCGGCGACGCTGACACCGGACGCGCATGTACGGAAGGGAGTCGTGACCTACCCCGGGTGAAGGCTCGCCTTTCCGCCTTCACCCAAGTCTGTTGACGTGGCCTACCAGACTGTCGGCCGAAGCGAATCGGCGCGCACCATCGGATCGGTGTCCTTGCATCCCCATGCAGCCCTGAACTCGGGCATGTTGCTGAGCGGACCGTTGACCCGCCACTCCGCCGGGGCGTGTTCATCGGCGCTGATCAGCATCCTTGCGTACGCCGGCCGGTCGAGCTCGCGCCACGCCTGCGCCCATCCGAGGAAGAAGCGCTGCTCCGGCGTGAAGCCATCAATCTTCGTCCGCGGGCCGTTGCCGAGCGCCGATTCCATTGCGGCGTATGCGACGGTCAGTCCGCCGAAATCGGCGATGTTCTCGCCGAGGGTCAGGGCACCGTTTACATGCGTGACGCTGTCGAGCACGGTGTATCCGTTGAATTGATCGGCGACCTTCTTCGCCTGCGCGACGTACTTGGTGGCGTCGTCCTTGGTCCACCAGTCCTTGAGGTTCCCGTCCTTGTCGAACTGGCGCCCCTGGTCATCGAAACCGTGGGTCATTTCGTGGCCGATCACCGCGCCCATCGCCCCGTAGTTGACCGCGTCGTCGGCGTTGGGATCGTAGAACGGCGGCTGCAGGATCCCCGCCGGGAAAACAATCTCGTTCATCAGCGGGTTGTAATAGGCGTTGACCGTCGGCGGTGTCATCGTCCACTCGGTGCGGTCGACCGGCTTGCCGATCTTGGCCCACTGCCGCGCCGTCTCGAAGCGGTCGGCTGCGTGGGCGTCGGCGAAATACGCTGCCGGCTTGATCTCCAGCGCCGAGTAATCGCGCCACTTGTCGGGATAGCCGATCTTCTGCGCGTATGCCGCCAGCTTGTCGACCGCGCGCGCCTTGGTCGAGTCGCTCATCCAGGTGAGCTGTTCGATCCGGTCGTGCAGCGCCGCGACGAGGGTCGAGACGATCTTCACGGCGCGCGCCTTCGCCTCCGGCGTAAACGCCGTCTTGACGTATTCCTGCCCCAGCAATTCGCCCAGCGACCCATCGGTGGCACTGACGCACCGCTTCCACCGCGGCAGGAGTTCCTTCGCGCCGGTGAACAACTGCACGAAGGTGAAATTCTCGTTGACGTACGGTGAACCGAGGCGGCTCGCCGCGCCCGAGAGGGCACGCCAGCGCAGGAGCGTCTTCCAGTCGGCGACCGGCACCGACGCCAGCATGCCGTCCACCGCCTGGAGGAACGCCGGCTGCGCCACATCAACATTGGTGATCGCCGGCGTCTGCTGCGCGGCGAAGAACGGTTCCCACTGGAAGTGCGGCGTCAGCTTGTCGACGTCCGCCAGGGTCATCTTGTGGTAGTTGGCATTGGGATCCCGCAGCTCGGCCGGCGCCTTCGACGCCTTCGCGAACGCCGTCTCCATCGTCATCACCGTCTGCGCTTCCTTCGCCGCGCTGTCGGGTGAATCACCAGCAAGGTGGAACATCCGGCCCATGTGACTGACGAACGCTGCCCGGATCGCCTGCGACGCGCTGTCGGTCTTGAAGTAGTAGT is a window of Gemmatimonadales bacterium DNA encoding:
- a CDS encoding DUF488 domain-containing protein, encoding MHKTRAGSSRADAPIPDPIPVTIYTVGHSNRSLEEFVAILESAGITMLVDVRSIPRSRATPQFNADTLPAALAEHGIGYRHLKALGGRRHHPKGAPPSQNRYWRVDAFRAYADYAETPAFRAGLDELIALAENDRCAIMCAEAVWWRCHRRIITDWLLASGITVDHLMGIGDVTPATLTPDAHVRKGVVTYPG
- a CDS encoding M13 family metallopeptidase, whose product is MHHRTRHAVAALAALSLFAIACAPKSAAPPSSPAISRANLDTTCAPCTNFYQFANGGWLKHDTIPSAYPEWGAFQQLADRNEAVLHDILERDAKDAAAGKLAAGSASWKVGTFYAACMDTVAIDKEGITPLTPLLQSIAAIETPAQLKTALGELEHSDGLAPWSDGSGQDFKDATSEIAVLGQSGLSLPDRDYYFKTDSASQAIRAAFVSHMGRMFHLAGDSPDSAAKEAQTVMTMETAFAKASKAPAELRDPNANYHKMTLADVDKLTPHFQWEPFFAAQQTPAITNVDVAQPAFLQAVDGMLASVPVADWKTLLRWRALSGAASRLGSPYVNENFTFVQLFTGAKELLPRWKRCVSATDGSLGELLGQEYVKTAFTPEAKARAVKIVSTLVAALHDRIEQLTWMSDSTKARAVDKLAAYAQKIGYPDKWRDYSALEIKPAAYFADAHAADRFETARQWAKIGKPVDRTEWTMTPPTVNAYYNPLMNEIVFPAGILQPPFYDPNADDAVNYGAMGAVIGHEMTHGFDDQGRQFDKDGNLKDWWTKDDATKYVAQAKKVADQFNGYTVLDSVTHVNGALTLGENIADFGGLTVAYAAMESALGNGPRTKIDGFTPEQRFFLGWAQAWRELDRPAYARMLISADEHAPAEWRVNGPLSNMPEFRAAWGCKDTDPMVRADSLRPTVW